A stretch of Rhizobium sp. TH2 DNA encodes these proteins:
- a CDS encoding carbohydrate kinase family protein: MTDILVLGGAHIDRRGFSGDTAPGASNPGMWKEEAGGGAFNCARSLSRLGHRVTLISPRGGDSEGEAVASAAEAAGIIDRPFTFLDRRTPTYTAIMERDGNLVIALADMDLYRFFSPKRLAVRQVRDQFDDAAFVLTDANLPAETLAALTKAAAERNLPVAAIGISPAKVVRFQDLLDRLDYLFMNEAEARALTGDTPADHRAWPAIMRAKGLKGGAITRGGREIVAWDETSQASLLPPPLEVIGDVTGAGDGFAAGFLHARLEGGTLGDGIVHGAASARLALASEMATAEDLTRDLLMNTLPLVPSAEIVL; encoded by the coding sequence ATGACTGACATCCTCGTTCTGGGCGGCGCCCATATCGACCGGCGCGGATTTTCTGGTGACACGGCGCCGGGCGCGTCGAACCCCGGCATGTGGAAGGAAGAGGCCGGCGGCGGCGCCTTCAACTGCGCGCGCAGCCTCTCTCGCCTCGGCCACCGCGTGACGCTGATCTCGCCGCGTGGCGGCGATTCCGAGGGCGAAGCGGTCGCGTCAGCAGCGGAAGCCGCCGGCATCATCGACCGGCCTTTCACCTTTCTCGACCGCCGGACGCCGACCTATACGGCGATCATGGAGCGCGACGGCAATCTGGTCATCGCGCTGGCGGACATGGATCTCTATCGATTCTTCAGCCCCAAGCGGCTGGCCGTGCGACAGGTTCGCGACCAGTTCGACGATGCCGCGTTCGTTCTGACGGACGCCAACCTCCCCGCCGAGACGCTTGCGGCACTGACCAAGGCCGCCGCCGAGAGAAACCTTCCGGTCGCTGCCATCGGCATTTCGCCGGCCAAGGTCGTGCGATTCCAGGACCTGCTCGACCGGCTCGACTATCTCTTCATGAACGAGGCCGAGGCGCGCGCGCTGACTGGAGATACGCCCGCCGACCATCGCGCATGGCCTGCGATCATGCGGGCTAAGGGTCTCAAAGGCGGCGCAATCACGCGCGGCGGTCGGGAAATCGTGGCCTGGGACGAAACCTCGCAGGCATCGCTGCTGCCGCCGCCGCTCGAGGTGATCGGCGACGTGACCGGCGCGGGCGACGGTTTTGCCGCGGGCTTCCTGCATGCGCGGCTGGAAGGTGGTACGCTCGGCGACGGCATCGTGCATGGCGCGGCTTCGGCACGCCTGGCACTCGCCAGCGAAATGGCAACGGCCGAAGATCTCACGCGCGATCTGCTGATGAACACCCTTCCCCTTGTGCCGTCAGCCGAAATCGTGTTGTAA
- the recA gene encoding recombinase RecA, giving the protein MAQNSLRLVEDNKSVDKSKALDAALSQIERSFGKGSIMRLGSNENIIEIETISTGSLSLDIALGVGGLPKGRIVEIYGPESSGKTTLALQTIAEAQKKGGICAFVDAEHALDPVYARKLGVDLENLLISQPDTGEQALEITDTLVRSGAIDVLVVDSVAALTPRAEIEGEMGDSLPGLQARLMSQALRKLTASISRSNTMVIFINQIRMKIGVMYGSPETTTGGNALKFYASVRLDIRRIGSVKEREEVIGNQTRVKVVKNKLAPPFKQVEFDIMYGEGVSKNGELVDLGVKAGIVEKSGAWFSYNSQRLGQGRENAKTFLKENPDLANEIELALRQNAGLIADRFLENGSPEADVDSPDA; this is encoded by the coding sequence ATGGCTCAGAATTCGCTGCGACTGGTAGAGGACAACAAATCGGTGGACAAAAGCAAGGCACTGGACGCGGCGCTCTCCCAGATCGAACGGTCGTTCGGCAAGGGATCGATCATGCGCCTCGGCTCGAACGAGAACATCATCGAGATCGAAACCATCTCCACCGGTTCGCTCAGCCTCGATATCGCGCTCGGCGTCGGCGGGTTGCCGAAGGGCCGCATTGTCGAGATCTACGGTCCTGAAAGCTCGGGCAAGACCACGCTTGCCCTGCAGACAATCGCCGAGGCCCAGAAGAAGGGCGGCATCTGCGCCTTCGTCGATGCCGAACACGCGCTCGATCCCGTCTATGCCCGCAAGCTGGGTGTCGATCTCGAAAACCTGCTGATCTCGCAGCCCGATACCGGCGAACAGGCGCTCGAAATCACCGATACGCTGGTCCGTTCCGGCGCGATCGACGTGCTCGTTGTCGATTCGGTCGCGGCACTGACGCCACGCGCTGAAATCGAAGGCGAGATGGGCGACAGCCTGCCCGGCCTGCAAGCCCGCCTCATGAGCCAGGCACTGCGCAAGCTGACCGCATCGATCTCGCGTTCCAACACGATGGTGATCTTCATCAACCAGATCCGCATGAAGATCGGCGTCATGTACGGTTCACCGGAAACCACCACCGGCGGCAACGCGCTGAAATTCTATGCCTCCGTCCGCCTCGACATCCGCCGCATCGGCTCGGTCAAGGAGCGCGAGGAAGTCATCGGCAACCAGACCCGCGTCAAGGTTGTCAAGAACAAGCTCGCACCTCCCTTCAAGCAGGTCGAATTCGACATCATGTACGGCGAGGGCGTCTCCAAGAATGGCGAACTTGTCGATCTCGGCGTTAAGGCCGGCATCGTCGAGAAATCCGGGGCCTGGTTCTCCTATAACAGCCAGCGTCTCGGGCAGGGCCGCGAGAATGCCAAGACCTTCCTCAAGGAAAATCCGGATCTCGCCAACGAGATCGAACTGGCG